GCTCCGGAATGTTTTCACGATTGAAATGCGCGAGCTTCTCGAGCAGATGGAAATCGTCGAGCAGCAGCGGACCGCGAGGACCGGCGGAGCGAGAATTCTGGTTATCAGCGACTGGCGCGCCACTGGCGGTTGTTAGCGTTTTCATCTGGCTCATGCGGTCTTCTTCCTCTTTCAGTCTTGAACTGCCGGCTATCGGGCTTGGTGGAAAGTATTGATCATCGACATGACTGTCACAAATTCATTAACTTGCGAATATCGATAGATAAAATCTAATTACCTTCCCTTGTGCATAGTGGCATTTCAACTGTGTCGGAAACTTGTACGGACGACGCATTTATTACGGGCACAAAAAACCGGGCACTAGGCCCGGTTTTTTGTTTCAGACTGACGTCTTACTCGGCAGATACAGCTTCGCCGGCAGTAGCACGATCAACCAACTCGACGTACGCCATAGGCGCGTTGTCGCCAGCGCGGAAACCGCACTTGAGGATGCGCAGGTAGCCACCCTCACGGGTAGCGTAACGCTTGCCCAGGTCGTTGAAGAGCTTACCAACGATAGCTTTCGAACGAGTACGGTCGAAAGCCAGACGGCGGTTAGCCAGGCTATCTGTCTTGGCCAGAGTGATCAGCGGCTCGGCAACGCGGCGCAGTTCTTTGGCTTTTGGCAGAGTAGTTTTGATCAGCTCGTGCTCGAACAGCGACACCGCCATGTTTTGGAACATGGCCTTGCGGTGCGAGCTGGTGCGGCTCAGGTGACGACCACTTTTACGATGACGCATGGTTCATTCCTTACCAAACACAACGTTCGGTGATTACGACGATCAGGCAGTCGCCTTGTCGTCCTTCTTAAGACTTGCAGGCGGCCAGTTGTCGAGGCGCATGCCGAGGGACAGACCGCGGGAGGCCAGAACGTCCTTGATTTCAGTCAAGGATTTCTTGCCCAGGTTCGGAGTCTTCAACAGCTCTACTTCGGTACGCTGAATCAGGTCGCCGATGTAGTAGATGTTTTCCGCCTTAAGGCAGTTAGCCGAACGTACAGTCAGTTCCAGATCGTCAACCGGGCGAAGCAGGATCGGATCGATCTCGTCTTCCTGCTCGACAACCACTGGCTCACTGTCACCTTTGAGGTCGACGAACGCAGCCAACTGCTGTTGCAGAATGGTTGCAGCGCGGCGGATAGCCTCTTCAGGATCCAGAGTACCGTTGGTTTCCAGATCAATAACCAGCTTGTCCAGGTTGGTGCGCTGCTCGACACGGGCGTTTTCCACCACGTATGCGATACGGCGAACCGGGCTGAACGAAGAGTCAAGCTGCAAGCGACCGATGCTGCGGCTTTCGTCTTCATCGCTCTGACGCGAGTCGGCTGGTTCATAACCACGACCACGAGCTACAGTGAGCTTCATGTTCAGGGCGCCGTTAGACGCCAGGTTAGCGATTACGTGATCGGGGTTAACGATCTCGACATCATGATCCAGCTGAATATCGGCAGCGGTAACCACCCCCGAACCCTTCTTCGACAAGGTCAGCGTAACTTCGTCACGACCGTGCAGCTTGATAGCCAGACCTTTAAGGTTCAACAGGATTTCAATTACGTCTTCCTGTACACCTTCGATGGCGCTGTACTCGTGGAGCACACCGTCAATCTCGGCCTCGACTACTGCGCAGCCGGGCATTGAGGACAACAGGATGCGTCGCAGCGCGTTGCCCAGGGTGTGGCCAAAACCACGCTCGAGAGGCTCGAGAGTGATCTTGGCGCGGGTTGGACTGACAACCTGCACATCAATATGGCGGGGTGTCAGGAACTCATTTACCGAAATCTGCATGGATGCACCTATTTTCTAGCCCTTACTTGGAGTAGAGCTCGACAATCAGGCTTTCGTTGATGTCGGCGGACAGATCACTGCGAGCAGGAACGTTCTTGAAAACGCCCGACTTCTTCTCAGTGTCTACTTCTACCCATTCTACGCGGCCACGTTGGGCACACAGATCGAGAGCTTGGACAATGCGAAGTTGGTTTTTTGCTTTCTCGCGAACTGCAACCACGTCACCAGCACGAACCTGATACGACGGAACGTTTACGGTCTGACCGTTAACGCTGATCGACTTGTGCGATACCAGCTGACGGGATTCGGCACGAGTCGAACCAAAGCCCATACGGTATACAACGTTGTCCAGACGGCATTCGAGCAGTTGCAGCAGGTTTTCACCGGTTGCACCTTTCTTGCCAGCAGCTTCTTTGTAGTAGCCGCTGAACTGACGCTCGAGAACGCCGTAGATACGACGGACCTTCTGCTTTTCACGCAGTTGGGTGCCGTAATCGGACTGGCGACCGCGGCGTTGGCCGTGGATACCAGGTGCTGCTTCAATGTTGCACTTCGATTCGATCGCGCGCACGCCGCTCTTCAGGAAGAGATCGGTGCCTTCGCGACGAGCGAGTTTGCATTTTGGACCAATGTAACGAGCCATTCTTTACAATCTCCTGGATTACACGCGGCGCTTCTTCGGCGGACGGCACCCGTTGTGCGGGATTGGCGTCACGTCGGTGATGCTGGCGATCTTGTAGCCACAGCCGTTCAAAGCGCGGACTGCGGATTCACGACCTGGACCTGGACCCTTGACGTTGACGTCGAGGTTTTTCAGGCCGTATTCCAGCGCAGCTTGACCAGCACGCTCAGCAGCTACTTGAGCAGCGAACGGGGTGGACTTGCGGGAACCGCGGAAACCCGAACCACCGGAGGTAGCCCAGGAAAGAGCGTTACCTTGACGGTCGGTAATGGTCACGATGGTGTTGTTAAAAGATGCATGGATGTGGGCGATGCCATCAACCACTGTCTTTTTAACTTTTTTACGAGGACGAGCAGCAGGTTTTGCCATGATTAAATTCCTGTCGATTCGCTGGGGCGATTACTTGCGGATCGGCTTACGCGGACCTTTACGGGTACGCGCGTTGGTCTTGGTACGCTGACCGCGCACTGGAAGACCGCGACGATGACGCAGACCGCGATAGCAACCGAGGTCCATCAAGCGCTTGATTTTCATGTTGATTTCGCGACGCAGGTCACCTTCAGTGGTGAACTTCGCCACTTCGCCACGCAGCTGTTCAATTTGCTCGTCGCTCAGATCTTTGATCTTTGCGGCTGGGTTTACCCCAGTCTCTGCACAGATCTTCTGTGCAGTTGTGCGACCAACACCATAGATGTAGGTCAGCGAGATAACAGTATGCTTGTTATCTGGAATGTTAACGCCTGCAATACGGGCCATTCAGTGGGACTCCAATTGACAGCTACCTACGCCCCGGAAGCCAAGAAATAGGGCGCGAGATAATATCGCTGTAATAACAAATAATCAACCCGGTAGCGCACTAGCTACCGGGCTTGAAGCACAATCACACTCAGCCTTGGCGCTGTTTGTGACGCGGTTCCGCGCTGCAAATTACTCGAACAACACCTTCGCGGCGAATAATCTTGCAGTTACGGCACAGCTTTTTCACCGATGCACGAACTTTCATCACCAACTCCTCGAACCTTATGGGTACTCAGCGCAACATGCCGCTGCCGTAACCCTTCAGGTTGGCTTTCTTCATCAGGGATTCGTACTGGTGCGAAACGAGGTGCGATTGTACTTGGGACATGAAGTCCATCACAACCACGACCACGATCAGCAACGAGGTCCCGCCAAGGTAGAACGGAACGTTTGCCGCAACCACCAGGAACTGGGGCAACAGACACACGGCCGTCATGTATAGAGCACCGAACAGGGTCAAACGAGTCAGAACGCCATCAATGTAGCGTGCAGACTGCTCACCCGGACGGATACCCGGAATAAAGGCACCGGACTTCTTCAGGTTTTCCGCTACATCTTTCGGATTGAACATCAACGCCGTATAGAAGAAGCAGAAGAAAATAATCCCTGCACTAAACAGCAGAATATTCAACGGCTGACCAGGAGCGATCGACTGCGAGATGTCCTGCAGCCAGCCCATACCTTCAGACTGACCAAACCAGGTACCCAACGAAGCCGGGAACAGCAAGATGCTGCTCGCGAAAATGGCCGGAATAACACCGGCCATGTTCACCTTCAGCGGCAAGTGGCTGGTCTGCGCAGCGAAGACCTTACGGCCCTGCTGACGCTTGGCGTAGTGAACAGCAATACGACGCTGACCACGCTCAATGAACACCACGAAACCGATAATCGCTACTGCCAGCAAACCGATGGCAACCAGGGCGAAGATATTGATATCACCCTGACGCGCAGACTCGAAAGACTGCCCGATTGCTCTCGGAAGACCGGCGACGATACCTGCGAATATCAACATCGAGATACCGTTGCCAACACCACGCTCAGTAATCTGCTCACCCAGCCACATCATGAACATCGCACCAGCCACAAACGTGGATACCGCGACGAAATGGAAGCCAAAGTCACCAGTGAACGAAACGCCCTGCCCTGCCAGACCAATGGACATGCCAATTGCCTGAACAAGAGCTAGGACGACAGTGCCGTAGCGGGTGTACTGAGCGATCTTGCGACGCCCAGCTTCACCTTCCTTCTTCAACTGTTCCAGCTGCGGGCTGACGGCGGTCATCAGTTGCATGATGATCGATGCCGAGATGTACGGCATGATCCCCAATGCAAAGATGCTCATCCGTTCCAGCGCACCGCCGGAGAACATGTTGAACAAGCTAAGAATGGTCCCCTCATTCTGTCGAAACAGGTCTGCAAGTCGGTCCGGGTTGATACCTGGAACCGGGATGTGTGCGCCTATTCGGTAGACGATAATCGCCAGGAACAGAAAACGCAGACGAGCCCAGAGTTCAGACATACCGCCTTTGCCGAGCGCAGAGAGAGCACCTTGCTTAGCCATTTATTCCTCGAACTTGCCGCCAGCTGCTTCGATAGCCGAACGCGCACCTTTGGTGGCGCCGATTCCCTTGCCGATAGTGACAGCGCGAGTCACTTCACCGGACAGCATGATTTTCACACGCTGTACGTTGACGTTGATCACGTTGGCATCTTTCAGGGACTGCACAGTGACGATGTCGCCTTCCACTTTAGCCAGCTCGGACAGACGCACTTCTGCGCGGTCCATGGCTTTCAGGGAAACGAAACCGAATTTCGGCAGGCGACGATGCAGCGGCTGTTGACCGCCTTCAAAGCCTGGAGCAATGGTGCCACCGGAGCGGGAGGTTTGACCTTTGTGGCCGCGGCCACCAGTCTTACCCAAACCGCTACCGATACCACGGCCCGGACGATGCTTTTCGCGACGGGAACCCGGCGCTGGACTCAGATCATTGAGTTTCATCGATTAACCCTCGACACGCAGCATGTAGTAAGCCTTGTTGATCATCCCGCGATTCTCGGGAGTATCCTGGACTTCTACAGTGTGACCGATGCGACGCAGACCCAGACCCTTAACGCACAGTTTGTGATTAGGGATGCGGCCGGTCATGCTTTTGATCAACGTTACTTTAACGGTAGCCATGATCAGAAGATCTCCTTCACAGTCAGGCCACGCTTCGCAGCGATGGACTCAGGAGATTGCATAGCCTTCAGACCCTTGAAAGTGGCGTGAACCACGTTTACCGGGTTAGTCGAGCCATAGCACTTGGCCAGAACGTTCTGAACGCCAGCAACTTCGAGGACAGCACGCATAGCGCCGCCAGCGATGATACCGGTACCTTCAGAAGCAGGCTGCATGTACACCTTCGAAGCGCCGTGACCGGACTTCATTGCGTACTGCAGAGTGGTGCCGTTCAGGTCAACTTGAATCATGTTACGGCGAGCAGCTTCCATTGCCTTCTGGATCGCAGCAGGCACTTCACGTGACTTGCCACGGCCGAAGCCAACACGCCCTTTACCATCACCTACCACGGTCAACGCGGTGAAAGTGAAGATACGGCCGCCTTTAACGGTTTTGGCTACGCGGTTAACTTGAACCAGCTTCTCGATGTAGCCTTCGTCGCGCTTTTGGTCGTTATTTGACATAACTTAGAACTCCAGCCCAGCTTCACGAGCAGCATCAGCCAGCGCTTTAACGCGGCCGTGATACTTGAAGCCAGAGCGGTCGAAAGCCACTTGCGAGACGCCAGCGGCCTTAGCACGCGTAGCGACCAGCTGGCCAACCTTTGTGGCCGCGTCGATGTTGCCGGTGGCACCATCACGCAGTTCTTTATCCAAAGTCGAGGCACTTGCCAGGACTTTGTTGCCGTCGGCCGAGATGACCTGGGCGTAGATGTGCTGCGACGAGCGGAACACGCAGAGACGCACGACTTCGAGTTCGTGCATTTTCAGGCGTGCTTTGCGAGCGCGACGCAGTCGAGTAACTTTTTTGTCGGTCATTTGCTATGCCCTACTTCTTCTTGGCTTCTTTACGACGGACGACTTCGTCCGCGTAGCGCACACCTTTGCCTTTGTACGGCTCTGGTGGACGGAAGTCGCGGATCTCAGCAGCCACTTGACCTACCAGCTGCTTGTCGATGCCCTTGATCAGGATATCGGTCTGGCTAGGTGTCTCAGCGGTGATGCCTTCCGGCAGTTCGTAATCCACTGGGTGCGAGAAGCCAAGGGCAAGGTTCAGAACCGTGCCTTTTGCTTGCGCTTTGTAACCAACACCGACCAGCTGGAGCTTACGCTCGAAGCCTTGGCTAACGCCTTGGACCATGTTGTTTACCAACGCACGCGTGGTACCGGCCATTGCGCGAGTTTGTTGATCGCCATTGCGAGCAGCGAAACGCAGCTCACCAGCTTCTTCAACAATCTCAACGGACGAATGGATGTTCAGTTCAAGAGTGCCCTTGGCACCCTTCACCGAAAGCTGTTGGCCTGCGAATTTGACTTCGACACCGGCTGGCAGCTTAACGGGGTTCTTAGCGACGCGAGACATGCTTATCCCCCCTTAGAACACAGTGCAAAGAACTTCGCCGCCGACACCGGCAGCGCGCGCAGCACGATCCGTCATCACACCTTTGTTGGTGGAGACGATAGACACGCCAAGACCGCCACGAACTTTCGGCAGATCTTCAACGGACTTGTACTGACGCAGGCCTGGACGACTAACGCGCTTCACTTCTTCGATAACCGGACGGCCTTCGAAGTACTTCAGCGAGATGGACAACGACGGCTTAGCGTCGGTGGTGATCTGAAAATCCGCGATGTAACCTTCGTCCTTCAGGACTTTTGCTACAGCAGCCTTCAACGTGGAAGACGGCATGCTTACGACAGACTTTTCAGCCATCTGGGCATTACGGATTCGAGTTAGCATGTCCGCTAACGGGTCCTGCATACTCATGGGCTAGACGCTCCTAATACAAAAAAATTAGCCTTGCGGCTACTACTTGTCGCCGAGAACTTCCGGGCATGAAAAACACGGGCTCAGGCGAGCCGGTCATTCTAGACACACCCCAGAAATGAATCAAGCCCCAAAAGGGGCTTGATTCAGATTCAAGGTCACCGATGGTCAGGTTCTTGCGAACCCGAACATCAAGACTTTGACAGCGATTACCAGCTGGCTTTAACCAGACCTGGAACGTCACCACGCATTGCGGCTTCACGCAGCTTGTTACGGCCAAGGCCGAACTTGCGATAAACGCCGTGCGGACGACCAGTCAGGCGGCAACGGTTACGCATGCGCGAAGCGCTTGCGTCACGTGGTTGCTTCTGCAGAGCTACGGTAGCTTCCCAACGCGCTTCTGGACTTGCGTTCAGATCGACGATGATAGCTTTCAGCGCTGCACGCTTGGTGGCGTACTTGGCAACAGTGAGCTGACGCTTCAGCTCACGGTTTTTCATGCTCATCTTAGCCATTTTCCTACTCCAATCAGTTGCGGAACGGGAATTTGAAAGCACGCAGCAGAGCGCGGCCTTCATCATCGTTCTTGGCAGTGGTGGTCAGGGTAATGTCCAGACCGCGGAGAGCATCGATCTTGTCGTAGTCGATTTCCGGGAAAATGATCTGCTCTTTCACGCCCATGCTGTAGTTACCACGACCATCGAAGGACTTGGCATTCAGGCCGCGGAAGTCGCGAACCCGAGGCAGGGAGATCGACAGCAGACGATCCAGGAACTCGTACATACGCTCACGGCGCAGAGTCACTTTGACACCGATCGGCCATCCTTCGCGGACTTTGAAGCCAGCGATGGATTTACGAGCGTAGGTCACAACGACTTTTTGGCCGGTGATCTTTTCCAGGTCAGCAACAGCGTGCTCGATGACTTTTTTGTCACCGACCGCTTCGCCCAGACCCATGTTCAGGGTGATTTTTGTAACGCGTGGAACTTCCATCACGTTCGAAAGCTTAAGTTCTTCCTTAAGCTTCGGTGCGATTTCCTTCCAGTAAATCTCTTTTAGTCGTGCCATGGTCTTCTACCTAGCAGTGTTCAAGCATCAACCGCTTTTTGGGTCGACTTGAAGACACGAATTTTCTTGCCGTCTTCTACTTTGAAACCAACGCGGTCAGCCTTGTTGGTTTCGCCGTTGAAAATGGCGACGTTAGAAGCGTCCAGTGGAGCTTCTTTTTCGACGATACCGCCTTGCACGCCCGACATCGGGTTAGGCTTGGTATGACGCTTGACCAGGTTCAGACCGCTGATAACCAGACGGTTATTAGCAAGAACCTTGAGCACCTTACCGCGCTTACCTTTGTCTTTGCCGGCGATCACGATGATCTCGTCGTCACGACGAATCTTTTGCATGTCGGATCTCCTTACAGCACTTCTGGGGCGAGCGAGACGATCTTCATGAACTTCTCAGTACGAAGTTCACGGGTCACTGGCCCAAAGATACGGGTGCCGATCGGCTCTTGCTTGTTGTTCAGAAGAACAGCAGCGTTGCCATCAAAGCGGATAATGGAGCCATCAGCACGACGTACGCCGTGACGAGTGCGGACTACAACAGCAGTCATCACTTGGCCTTTTTTCACTTTACCGCGAGGAATTGCTTCCTTAACGGTAACTTTGATGATGTCACCGATACCAGCGTAACGACGATGGGAGCCACCAAGCACCTTGATGCACATAACGCGGCGAGCGCCGCTGTTATCGGCCACATCGAGCATGGATTGAGTCTGAATCATATAATTTCTCCGACCCCTAGCCCTTAGACTTCCACAGCGCGTTCGAGAACATCAACCAGCGCCCAAGACTTGGTCTTGGCCATCGGACGAGTTTCACGAATAGTGACTTTGTCGCCGATGTGGCACTGATTGGTTTCGTCGTGCGCGTGCAGCTTAGTCGAACGCTTAACGTATTTACCGTAGATCGGGTGCTTTACGCGACGCTCGATCAGAACGGTGATGGTTTTGTCCATCTTGTCGCTGACAACACGGCCAGTCAGCGTACGGACAGTTTTTTCGGCTTCAGCCATGATCACTTACCTGCCTGCTGGTTGAGCACAGTCTTCACGCGAGCGATGTCACGCTTAACTTGCGAGAGCAGATGAGACTGCCCCAACTGGCCAGTTGCTTTCTGCATACGCAGATTGAACTGGTCGCGCAGCAAGCCGAGCAGTTGCTCGTTCAGCTGCTGTGCGGATTTTTCACGAAGTTCATTCGCTTTCATCACATCACCGTCCGTTTAACAAAGGCGGTGGCGAGCGGCAGCTTTGCAGCAGCCAGGGCAAAAGCCTCACGCGCCAGCTCTTCAGAAACACCCTCGATTTCATACAGGACTTTGCCTGGCTGAATCTGGGCAACCCAGTACTCCACACTACCCTTACCTTTACCCATACGAACTTCGAGGGGCTTTTTGGAAATAGGCTTGTCCGGGAATACACGGATCCAGATCTTGCCGCCACGTTTAACGTGACGGGTCAGTGCACGACGCGCTGACTCGATCTGACGAGCGGTGAGACGACCACGAGCTACAGACTTCAGCGCGAACTCGCCGAAGCTGACTTTGCTACCGCGCTGAGCCAGACCACGGTTGTGGCCTGTCATCTGCTTGCGGAACTTCGTACGCTTAGGTTGCAACATTTGGCGTACCCCTTACTTAGCAGCTTTTTTACGAGGCGCTGGTGCTTGTGGCTTCAGCTCTTCTTGGCGACCACCAATTACTTCGCCTTTGAAGATCCAAACCTTTACACCGATCACACCGTAAGTGGTGTGAGCTTCGTAGTTGGCATAGTCGATGTCGGCACGCAGGGTGTGCAATGGCACACGACCTTCGCGATACCATTCAGTACGTGCGATTTCAGCACCGCCGAGACGACCGCTCACTTGGATTTTGATGCCTTTGGCACCAATGCGCATGGCGTTCTGAACTGCGCGCTTCATAGCGCGACGGAACATTACACGGCGCTCCAGCTGCTGAGCTACGCTCTGCGCAACCAGCATACCGTCGAGCTCCGGCTTGCGGATCTCTTCGATATTGATGTGCACAGGCACACCCATTTGCTTGGTCAGGTCCTGACGCAGTTTCTCAACATCTTCACCTTTCTTCCCGATAACGATACCTGGACGAGCGGTGTGGATGGTGATACGTGCAGTTTGGGCCGGACGATGGATATCGATACGGCTTACGGACGCGCTTTTTAGTTTGTCTTGGAGATACTCACGCACTTTCAGATCTGCGAACAAGTAGTCCGCATAAGTCCGACCGTCTGCGTACCAGACGGAGGTGTGCTCCTTGACGATTCCCAGGCGAATGCCAATGGGATGTACTTTCTGACCCATCTCTTCGACTCCGTTACTTGTCAGCAACCTTGACAGTGATATGGCAAGACCGCTTGACGATGCGATCAGCACGGCCTTTGGCACGTGGCATGATGCGCTTCAGCGAACGCCCTTCGTTGACGAAAACGGTGCTGACCTTCAGGTCATCAACGTCTGCGCCTTCGTTATGCTCGGCGTTGGCTACGGCCGACTCCAGCACTTTCTTCATGATCTCGGCGGCTTTCTTACTGCTGAAAGCCAACAAGTTGAGCGCTTCGCCCACCTTCTTCCCGCGGATCTGGTCGGCGACCAAGCGGGCTTTCTGGGCGGAGATTCGAGCGCCCGACAACTTAGCGGCTACTTCCATTTCCTAACCCCTTAACGCTTGGCTTTCTTGTCAGCCACGTGCCCGCGATAGTTGCGGGTACCGGCGAACTCGCCCAGTTTGTGGCCGACCATGTCTTCGTTAACGAGAACTGGGACGTGCTGACGACCGTTGTGTACTGCGATGGTCAGACCGACCATTTGTGGCAGGATCATCGAACGACGCGACCAAGTCTTAATTGGTTTGCGATCGTTCTTTTCCGCCGCCACTTCGATCTTCTTCAGTAGGTGAAGATCAATAAAAGGACCTTTTTTCAGAGAACGTGGCACTGTCGTATCCCTCTATTTACTTGCGACGACGGACGATCATTTTGTCGGTACGCTTATTACCACGAGTCTTCGCGCCCTTAGTCGGGAAGCCCCATGGCGATACCGGATGACGACCACCAGAGGTACGACCTTCACCACCACCATGTGGGTGGTCAACCGGGTTCATGGCAACACCACGAACGGTTGGGCGAACGCCACGCCAGCGCTTGGCACCAGCTTTACCCAGCGAACGCAGGCTGTGCTCGGAGTTCGAGACTTCGCCCAGGGTCGCACGGCATTCAGCCAGGACTTTACGCATTTCACCGGAACGCAGACGCAGGGTCACGTAGACACCTTCACGAGCGATCAGCTGAGCCGAAGCACCAGCGGAACGAGCGATCTGTGCACCTTTACCTGGCTTCAATTCGATGCCGTGTACGGTAGAACCCACTGGAATGTTGCGCAGCTGCAGAGCGTTGCCTGGCTTGATTGGAGCCAGAGCGCCCGCGATCAGCTGGTCGCCAGCACTCACGCCTTTAGGGGCGATGATGTAGCGGCGCTCGCCGTCTGCGTAGCAGAGCAGTGCGATGTGAGCAGTACGGTTTGGATCGTATTCGATACGCTCGACAGTGGCGACGATGCCATCTTTGTCGTTGCGACGGAAATCGACCATACGATAATGCTGCTTATGACCACCACCGATGTGACGCGTGGTAATACGGCCATTGTTGTTACGACCACCAGTCTTCGATTTTTTCTCGAGCAGCGGTGCGTGAGGAGCGCCTTTATGCAGCTCCTGGTTGACCACCTTGACCACAAAACGGCGGCCAGGGGAAGTCGGTTTGCATTTAACGATTGCCATGATGCACCCCTTCCTTACTCAGCACTGCTGCTGAAATCGAGATCTTGGCCTGGCTGAAGGGAGATAACTGCCTTCTTCCAGTCATTACGCTTGCCCAGACCGCGAGCAGTGCGCTTGCTCTTACCCAGAACATTCAGGGTAGTGACGCGCTCTACTTTCACGCTGAACAGGCTTTCGACGGCCTTCTT
This window of the Pseudomonas fluorescens genome carries:
- the rplF gene encoding 50S ribosomal protein L6 — translated: MSRVAKNPVKLPAGVEVKFAGQQLSVKGAKGTLELNIHSSVEIVEEAGELRFAARNGDQQTRAMAGTTRALVNNMVQGVSQGFERKLQLVGVGYKAQAKGTVLNLALGFSHPVDYELPEGITAETPSQTDILIKGIDKQLVGQVAAEIRDFRPPEPYKGKGVRYADEVVRRKEAKKK
- the rpmD gene encoding 50S ribosomal protein L30; translated protein: MATVKVTLIKSMTGRIPNHKLCVKGLGLRRIGHTVEVQDTPENRGMINKAYYMLRVEG
- the rpsD gene encoding 30S ribosomal protein S4, yielding MARYIGPKCKLARREGTDLFLKSGVRAIESKCNIEAAPGIHGQRRGRQSDYGTQLREKQKVRRIYGVLERQFSGYYKEAAGKKGATGENLLQLLECRLDNVVYRMGFGSTRAESRQLVSHKSISVNGQTVNVPSYQVRAGDVVAVREKAKNQLRIVQALDLCAQRGRVEWVEVDTEKKSGVFKNVPARSDLSADINESLIVELYSK
- the rpsK gene encoding 30S ribosomal protein S11, with protein sequence MAKPAARPRKKVKKTVVDGIAHIHASFNNTIVTITDRQGNALSWATSGGSGFRGSRKSTPFAAQVAAERAGQAALEYGLKNLDVNVKGPGPGRESAVRALNGCGYKIASITDVTPIPHNGCRPPKKRRV
- a CDS encoding DNA-directed RNA polymerase subunit alpha, whose amino-acid sequence is MQISVNEFLTPRHIDVQVVSPTRAKITLEPLERGFGHTLGNALRRILLSSMPGCAVVEAEIDGVLHEYSAIEGVQEDVIEILLNLKGLAIKLHGRDEVTLTLSKKGSGVVTAADIQLDHDVEIVNPDHVIANLASNGALNMKLTVARGRGYEPADSRQSDEDESRSIGRLQLDSSFSPVRRIAYVVENARVEQRTNLDKLVIDLETNGTLDPEEAIRRAATILQQQLAAFVDLKGDSEPVVVEQEDEIDPILLRPVDDLELTVRSANCLKAENIYYIGDLIQRTEVELLKTPNLGKKSLTEIKDVLASRGLSLGMRLDNWPPASLKKDDKATA
- the secY gene encoding preprotein translocase subunit SecY, with the protein product MAKQGALSALGKGGMSELWARLRFLFLAIIVYRIGAHIPVPGINPDRLADLFRQNEGTILSLFNMFSGGALERMSIFALGIMPYISASIIMQLMTAVSPQLEQLKKEGEAGRRKIAQYTRYGTVVLALVQAIGMSIGLAGQGVSFTGDFGFHFVAVSTFVAGAMFMMWLGEQITERGVGNGISMLIFAGIVAGLPRAIGQSFESARQGDINIFALVAIGLLAVAIIGFVVFIERGQRRIAVHYAKRQQGRKVFAAQTSHLPLKVNMAGVIPAIFASSILLFPASLGTWFGQSEGMGWLQDISQSIAPGQPLNILLFSAGIIFFCFFYTALMFNPKDVAENLKKSGAFIPGIRPGEQSARYIDGVLTRLTLFGALYMTAVCLLPQFLVVAANVPFYLGGTSLLIVVVVVMDFMSQVQSHLVSHQYESLMKKANLKGYGSGMLR
- the rpsN gene encoding 30S ribosomal protein S14, whose protein sequence is MAKMSMKNRELKRQLTVAKYATKRAALKAIIVDLNASPEARWEATVALQKQPRDASASRMRNRCRLTGRPHGVYRKFGLGRNKLREAAMRGDVPGLVKASW
- the rplX gene encoding 50S ribosomal protein L24: MQKIRRDDEIIVIAGKDKGKRGKVLKVLANNRLVISGLNLVKRHTKPNPMSGVQGGIVEKEAPLDASNVAIFNGETNKADRVGFKVEDGKKIRVFKSTQKAVDA
- the rpsM gene encoding 30S ribosomal protein S13; this encodes MARIAGVNIPDNKHTVISLTYIYGVGRTTAQKICAETGVNPAAKIKDLSDEQIEQLRGEVAKFTTEGDLRREINMKIKRLMDLGCYRGLRHRRGLPVRGQRTKTNARTRKGPRKPIRK
- the rplQ gene encoding 50S ribosomal protein L17; its protein translation is MRHRKSGRHLSRTSSHRKAMFQNMAVSLFEHELIKTTLPKAKELRRVAEPLITLAKTDSLANRRLAFDRTRSKAIVGKLFNDLGKRYATREGGYLRILKCGFRAGDNAPMAYVELVDRATAGEAVSAE
- the rpsE gene encoding 30S ribosomal protein S5 — protein: MSNNDQKRDEGYIEKLVQVNRVAKTVKGGRIFTFTALTVVGDGKGRVGFGRGKSREVPAAIQKAMEAARRNMIQVDLNGTTLQYAMKSGHGASKVYMQPASEGTGIIAGGAMRAVLEVAGVQNVLAKCYGSTNPVNVVHATFKGLKAMQSPESIAAKRGLTVKEIF
- the rpmJ gene encoding 50S ribosomal protein L36; translation: MKVRASVKKLCRNCKIIRREGVVRVICSAEPRHKQRQG
- the rpsH gene encoding 30S ribosomal protein S8, translating into MSMQDPLADMLTRIRNAQMAEKSVVSMPSSTLKAAVAKVLKDEGYIADFQITTDAKPSLSISLKYFEGRPVIEEVKRVSRPGLRQYKSVEDLPKVRGGLGVSIVSTNKGVMTDRAARAAGVGGEVLCTVF
- the rplO gene encoding 50S ribosomal protein L15, whose product is MKLNDLSPAPGSRREKHRPGRGIGSGLGKTGGRGHKGQTSRSGGTIAPGFEGGQQPLHRRLPKFGFVSLKAMDRAEVRLSELAKVEGDIVTVQSLKDANVINVNVQRVKIMLSGEVTRAVTIGKGIGATKGARSAIEAAGGKFEE
- the rplE gene encoding 50S ribosomal protein L5, which translates into the protein MARLKEIYWKEIAPKLKEELKLSNVMEVPRVTKITLNMGLGEAVGDKKVIEHAVADLEKITGQKVVVTYARKSIAGFKVREGWPIGVKVTLRRERMYEFLDRLLSISLPRVRDFRGLNAKSFDGRGNYSMGVKEQIIFPEIDYDKIDALRGLDITLTTTAKNDDEGRALLRAFKFPFRN
- the rplR gene encoding 50S ribosomal protein L18; the encoded protein is MTDKKVTRLRRARKARLKMHELEVVRLCVFRSSQHIYAQVISADGNKVLASASTLDKELRDGATGNIDAATKVGQLVATRAKAAGVSQVAFDRSGFKYHGRVKALADAAREAGLEF